CTCAACCCATATCTGTGCATTTGGCTCTCATCATTTAGTATATCGAAGTGTTGGATGCTGTGTTCAGAGAAGTGGAACAGAATCATTTTGGCTCTCCTCTGTTCCCATTTAGATCTCCTCTCTGGTGACGTTACAGCTGTTGACTCAGGTCAGTCATGATGATCAGCTCGATGCCCCCAAATACAAATGTGCTGTGTCAATGGACTTCATCTGTGCCATATCCAGGTagagtatatgtgtgtatgtttatcaCATAAGACTAACTGTGAATGAGTCTTTCATTAAAGAGATTAACCTTTTACAGTTCTTTACTGAGTGCCTGCTTTAATTTGTCTTCCAGGACTGTGAACTTTGATATTGTCAAGTATCTGTATGACTTCCTGTGACCGTGCTGTGCATAATGGAGAGATGAAACATACTGACAGTAAGACATAAGGGGATATGCACATGAATACACTAACAGATAAACATCATGCAAAATGAGAAGCCCAGACTGTTGAGTTTGTGGTGTAAAATTAATTCAGTTATGCCAATGCCCCCTTGTGGTTGTCAgatgaacttatatattttctGTCAAACTCTTGTGCCTCAGGATGTGTATAAAAAGATATTTGCATTTGTATTGTATAAAATAAAAGCCATATGGGCAAGTTTTGTTTGTGTCCCTCCTTAAGCTATATATAAAGGAATTACTTCAGGAGTGTTACTTCAGTCGATATTTGTTCTTTATCATAATAGACAGCTAATATACAGCTGAGCTGCAGGATTAGCATAGAACTCATATTGCTCATATCAAATAAGGATTATTGTGGTGCAGCTGTAAAATCTACCTGACAAAAACCGACTGTGGCACAGTGCAGGTGAATCATCGTCCTTGCTCAAAGGGACAACTGCTGCTTCCGTAATGTGTTACCATTTTTAAAACTGCTGTGTGACGGTACTTGAGTCACAGAATGTCACATTGTAGTGAAGAATATTCACCAGCTTATATGAGGAGTTGTCTTTAAAGGCAAAGGCTGCTCTCTTAATGTGGCTTCCGTTTTCTAATCTTCCATCACCTTTTGAACATTTCAACTCCCATCTGATCTTCAAGATTCTGTGTTTACCAGATGATTATAGCTCTGAGACTGTATTTGATTGGAAATGAGAGTGAGCTTttggatgatgatggtgatgtggTGATTTGTGGATGAATTTCATTCCCGTCTTAACTTCCTGTGACTCTGACAATTAGTgatgcatctgatttttttttttttttttttgcagttgttaTGGCAACATGTATAAGGCAACACCTGCAGCACATTTATACAATGACATGAACTTTATTAATTCCTTCAGAATTTCAATATTCTGATGAGGTACACTGAAGTGAAACATTTCATAGGGGATTTTAACTGTTCATGTTTACTGTACAAATAAGCAAAAAGCTTAATGAACACATTCAGAAATCTTACAAAAGGCACCAATCGAGCACAGCAAGCGATTAAGCAACATGAGAAGGTGATCTATATCTGTatcaatactgaacaaacagcaaACCATTCAGCCAGAGCCAACACCCACACACATGCTGTTTAAATAAGTGACTAATCTGTTTGACATACAAAATGCTATAAAACCAAGAGCCACTTTGATTCCCCTGGTAAGAAAAggtgcacaaaataaaaaatataaacattgTTTTCTGCATCTCTTTACAAATGTTATCTGGGGTGTTTGTTCCATCACTGAGCAAATATTTTTAAAGTGAAATCCACCTGTTTCTGTGTTACAGACACTGACTTCATCAAATTAGCACAGATGTTAAACAAACTGGAGGCTCATAGCTCCTCCTGTGAACCCGCTAGGCAGGAATGGGTAAACAGACTGAGTAATTTTATTTCAGAgggagtcaaaaaaaaaagaggaagatttGGAAAGCATAGCAGAGTGCATGTAATTGCCACTCTATTCCTATCTCCCTCCTTTATCCCGCAGGGTATCTGAGGATAAGTGGACCGTCTGAGAGATCATCCCTCATGCCAAGGTGGCCTTGGGAGAGCTCAGCATCATTAAACCAGGACAATGAACAGTTTGTGAAGGCTGACTGAGTCATCCCAACACATTTAAAGTGCATATGTGTCAAACTTAAAGGTCATAAAAAAGAAATGTCCATGTTTGTAGTGCGGTGGCATCATTAAATTTAACATGACCATAGAAAAATGCTGTAAATGACCATTTACCAGAGGGGCTGTAGCTCTGGTTAAGATCTTAATTAAAAGATGAGGTAGTAGGACCATCCAGATCCTAAATGCTATGCCTCCTGTTGTGGATCATGGCCACAATGTGGGCGAGGTCCAAGCTTTTCATCATCACATCCATAAACTCTTCATCACTGCGTGCACCGGCAACAAACTCCTCCAAGGAGAGCTCACCTGTTTTTTTACAGACATAAAGATACAATGTAAATGATGTATTATTAGTTTTACACCTTTTTAAAGAGGTTAATTGTTTGGTCAAAACGTTATCATTAGTTCTTTAAAAGAAGGGTTTAGCGTGTTAGATTATTTGAAAACCACATTTATCTTCTTTGTATCATCTTACGTTTTTGATACGGGTGGAGCTGCTAAATATACAAACACTCTCCACCCACCATCAATTTCCTCCTAAATTTTTGTCTCCCCATAGTGCCAGAGCACACTCACCATCTCCATTTATATCAATCCTGTCAAACACACGGTTGGTGAATTCCTCAGCACTTGTTTCCTGACTCTCATTCCCATTGATTGCTCGAATGGCCTGGAGGAACAGAATAACATTAGCTGAAGTCGAGGTTGTTTAAAAAAACAGCAGTGTGGCTGGTTCAGAGTTTCCTTCACCTTGATGATGTTGAGAAGCTCATGTCGGTCAATGCAGCCATTGCCATCCACATCATAAAGTTTAAAGTACCAGCGCAGCTTGTGCTCCATCTTCCCTCTCATCACCAGACTCAGGGCTGCCACATACTCCATGAAGTCTATGGTTCCGTCCTGCAGGAAGACATGACTTTTAGACCCATATCACGTAAGGCTTACCTCTCTAAACAACAATGCATGTCCTTAAATATGACCAACTGTGTAAAGGTATAAAGGTTATTGATAGAGCATAAGATGATAATGGTGATCTACAATGGAAAAGCAGGTGTAAATTTATTGACAACACAGTAAACTTAAAGATAAGTGGGACAGAAAGGCCTATGAAGAAACAATATTTAACCTagatttaataaaatattaaacatttataaCCATTCAAAGGGATTATCAGTCAACCGATGCCCCATCCTTGAGTTGACACTGTAAAGCTATCAGAGGGGAAGTGAAGCGTCCCGGGGCGGAGTATTATCTCCTGGGATTGTCTGTGTCTGAACATGGACAGCAATCTTAGCATCAAAGCTTTGTCTCCCAGATAATCTCACCGTTTAAATCATGCATACAGATTACCACAGCCCTTTGTGAGCTGACAGCGATACTAAATATAGCCATGCAGCTTCTCAAAAAGACATCCCGTTATGACCCCGTctcaggaacaaaaacactcttaATTCAAATGTGATTTGAGGACTTGTGCTGATTGGCTGCTTTTATGTTTCAGTCAGTATGTGTCCaaggataataaataaatagatagatagatagatagatagatagatagatagatagatagatagatagatagatagatagatagatagatagatagatagatagatagatagatagatagatagatagatagatagatagatagatagatagatactcttAATGTGTATAATTTACCATATTCCCTTTTCCATATTTATAGTATAATCACTATtcatatttttcctttttattctcCTCCATTTCTGTCATTTCTATTTATAACACTACCTCAAGCTACTTTAAATCTGCTCTATAAAAGAAGACTAACTCGGTGCAACCCAGCtgatatttgttcaaaattttaactttataaTTAGTTGAAATTTGTTATATGATTAATTGGTTAAAGAAAAAGAATTCAGCAACAATTTAGTGCATTAAATGATAAGACACTGTTGTTTTCAGGCATAAATGTTAAACATCAGCTTGATTGACTTCTACTTTACCCCACTTTTAGGAATCAAATAGAAAAATGAGAAGAGTTTtgataattaaaaatatataaaatataattaacatttaGAAGTTGTGGTCCTAACCTTTAACTGACAAATTGCCTTTACTTTGACACGTTGTATCAGAAAACTGATATCAGCGACAATATTactatatacaggatggggaagcaaaatttacaatgaacattcagttgttttttctcagcaggcaccatgtcaattgttttgaaaacaaacatatattgatgtcataatcatacctaacactattatccataccttttcagaaacttttgcccatatgagtaatcaggaaagcaaacgtcaaagagtgtgtgatttgctgaatgcactcgtcacaccaaaggagatttcaaaaatagttggagtgtccataaagactgtttataatggaaagaagagaatgactatgagcaaaactattacgagaaagtctggaagatactattaaagaagaatgggagaagttgtcacccgaatatttgaggaacacttgtgcaagtttcaggaagcgtgtgaaggcagttattgagaaagaaggaggacagatagaataaaaacattttctattatgtaaattttcttgtggcaaataaattctcatgactttcaatcaactaattggtcatacactgtctttcaatccctgcctcaaaatattgtaaattttgcttccccaccctgtacatgacaaAAATTATTTATGAGAAACTCTGCTTTATGTTTGAAAAATGATATTAACAATTTGGTTCTGGATCTTGGCTACAATGAACAACTGACTTAGTAacaattaacaagaaaagcactcagagagcgcagacctgacagatctaaccccccccccaacccacccAAACcccaatcaacaccaaaatttaatcatttcttccttgtgccagtatcaacatttcctgaaagtttcatgaaaatccatccataactttttgagatcttgctaacaaacaaacatgcacgcatgcaaacacacaaaggaaagtgatcacaatacctcctggcggaggtaatgataacaCTTTAATGACAAAAGTATAATTTCTTCAAGAACAACCAGGAAGTGTCACATAAATTACAGCACTAAATTTGGTGTCCTCACCTTTAAAGAAGTGACAAAAGAATCATTAAACTGTTCTTCTGTTATAAAGCTTTTACTCTTCAGTCGAAGTTGAGTTAAATGCTGAGTTCCCTTTCAAATATGCATTATATGTCTTAtatcttatgtttaaatgttttgtttatttattttcttctgttctgacatttatattcaaaataaatacatcaatcaaaatCAAACCAAAACCTCAGTGTCCTACCTTGTTCATGTCAAAGGTGCGAAACATCTGCTCTATGTAAGCGTTGGCCTCTGGGTCCAGTCCTCGAAGCCCAAAAAACTGTTTGAACTCGTGCAGAGTGAGCTGCCCTGAGGGGCACTCAGTCATGAACTTCTTGTACCAGAGGTGCATTTCCACTGCCTGCAGGTCATCCACAGTGCTTCCTGATGtgttgcccatttttctgacttCTGAGTGTGGAAGGTAGAGCAGGAGCCTTAGAAATAGCTGCTGGTGCAGAAACCTCTCAGTCCTATTGGTCTACTGTGAAACAGAGGGAATCCCTCTTCACAGTCACACAACACTGGGACTAAAGGCTGAGCCGCTGATAGGGGCCTTTTGTAGATGACTGTTTGGAGGCGAGGCAGCCCACGCCCCTAGTTATCCTCCTTGGGTCTAATCACAGGTTGTAATCCAGGCAGACATGCAGACGATGAGCTTAAGCACCCCATTAAGAGGGCAGGTTGGCTGTTCCTTCTCTGTTCTCGTTTAGTGCTGACAGACATAATAGAACTTTTATCCCTCGTGTCATGTAGCTGTACACGAGTCACATGTAACCAAATGGTTCTTGCAGAGGGGATCATGTGCATATTTCCAACAGGATACTGGAAAATTAGTTGACTTTTAGacaaatttgaaaactgtcttaAACTACCATGATTTTATATGTCAGAGCTGCAAACATTCATATTACCGGTACGTTACTTTTCATCCAGTTCTGCAGATGGTCTGACTTCACAAATGTGAACAAAAGCTAATTTTCAAAGTTTGCCATaacattttgggttgttttgggatGTAGAAAGTTATTTTAAACATCAGGTTGACTTTGAAAACATGGTTAGCTATTTTCTTAAACCCCATAACCAAGAAAAATTATATTTTATGTAGAATATAATCAACAACGTGCATGTGTACTCAAAGTAaacttccagaagcacatttggtAGAAGGCTTTATTTTTTAACACcagtgaaacagaaaaaaacaagtggtaGTTTCAGAAACTTAAAAATACAGTTTAGGGTTTATTCTAACTACAACTTATGTCTtgtaattaaatacaagaaacacaaaaatattaGTGTTTTTACTATGTGGTAATGGGTAGTATTATTCGGTATTTGCAGCTATCAGTAATGTTTCTAACAGTACATTCTCAGTTTTTGTTAGTGTTTTAACATATAAAAGACAAattatacagaaaaatacatgtcaGTACTTAAATTTCAGTCTACATGTGCTAACAGATTAAACATGTCAAcacaaaactaaaaagtaaaaacatcaataaatgcatctgtgagtcattttaaaACAACATTTCACTCAAGCACATTTTCATATTCTCATTTATCACACCGACATTGCAGGAATTATTGACGTTAGACATTAGTTGTCTCTGAATTACATTCAGCAgtggtgtgtgtctttgtttcTGAACATTTAACCTTGCGAAACATCTTTTAGACTCATGTACACAAAACAGTATAAGCATCTCCACAGGAAACTGTCAAGCCAGTAGCAAAGTTAGTTTCATTCTTCACACTAAAGAGCTGGTGTATTTCATTTGCTAAAATTGACATATATTAAAGCAAAATACAGTATTATATATGCTGCAAGACAAGCATAAAATATgtatagtaaaaacaaaacattaacaaaTCATTTGTAATGCTGTAGTAAACATCAAATGTGACTTCATTCATAAATGCCATTCTGTTTCTGCTGTAGTGCAATAATATAATGTTCAAAAGGCATTTTCTGTTTTAACACCATACCGTAATTTGCATCAAACCTGACCCACATTTGCATTAACAGACCCTTTGGCAGGTTCGAGGGATTAATGGCAACACCAGCATTTTTCCGGGGCTTTTTCCATAGCCTGAAAAGTGGTTGTGAACATTTTGGAAGAGCTTTTACTGATAATAACAGAACATGGACAATGCATATTATATACACATTAAACAATATGTAATACATGATAACAAATGGCTATATTTTAAGagcttaaaaaagtaaaatgcaaaCTGTTTTCTGATTTCAGTAAGGCCTCATTTTCTTTCCTCATTCAGGATTATTTTCTCCTCATGCTTCCATCATTGTTTATTTAGTCTTCATTGCATCCTCAGTTGCTGTAAAAGTGAATTCACTGTGGCTCCGTGTCAGGGCTCGGGCAGACTTCTCTGACAGGTTTCCTCTTCCCCCAGTGCAGGTGTCTGTAGATGGAGTCAAAAACTGATGTGGTGTACCGTGCAAACAGGCTGGTCCACTTCACAGCCTCCACCATCCACTGGACAGTACGTCCCACAAAGGCCATGAACACTGTGGTGTAGTGTGCCAGCAGTAGCAGGCTCCTTCCCAGCTGTCGGCCACGGTTGATGATCAGGTTCACCCTCTGGTCATGCCCCGCCATTATCACAGCTGTTATATAGTCCTGATGCTGACGGATCAAATAGTTTGGCACATTTTGCGTTTTTATGATGACGCTCCCTACATCCGGTAGAATTTGCAGACAGTCCCTTACACGCGCAGATCCCGTctggccaatcagagcagaggaaGTTTTGTTTCCGGGAATGTTTGGTGATGTGGCTATGTTCTGACATCCATCCGAGGAAATATATCAAATAAAAGGCAGAAACATTTACCTGGGGAGCACTCGCACAGGTGAGTCAAAGCTCCATTCTTTTACAATCACACCACTCGCTGTGTTTCACCGCAGAGATGTCATGTACGGATGAACAAAACTCAGAGCAGGTTTTCTTTAAAGCAGATGTCCTTATTTACGAGTTACCAGCGTTAGCTAGCTAAGTAGCCTCTGCTAACTTACTGTGTCGTGGAAACTACAGTCACTTCAAACGACCGGAGTTTTAACGTAGCATCCTGTTCGCAGCAGCGCTTCTTAATCTTGAGATATTTCTACTGCATTTTAACGACGTCGGTGTTCAGCCGCCGTCCAACTTTCCGGGTTATTTTCGCGTTAGCTAGCATAATCTTTGCCGTTCACAAAGAGTGACGCAGCCGCAGTCCAGCTTGGAGCAGACAGGCTGGGGTTCGCATCCAATATGTTGACGCAGATGTGTAAAAACATCCCGTTTAAGAGACATTTAAACAATAAATTAGTTCAattctggtggtttatttgtataaatttatacGTCTGTTTGAAATATGTTACAGTCATAACAGAAATAAGTAGTTATTAATTACGTGTCAAGCATGCTGTTATACACTGTCtccatttgtcattttatttggtTGAGTCTCTaaagattattattgtttttgatttTGGTTGGTTTAGTAAGCCTGCTTTAATTGTTTTTTAGTTACTTTATGTGTTTCCAtgtcatgttttatttgtttttgctatgtgaagcactttggtaTTATGTTAAATAAAATTATTACTGCTGTCGATATTGtgaaaacttttttatttcattcctCTCTTGCATGTCCCTATTTGCTAAGGGTGATTTAAGATTTAGATCTAACTATGTAAAattagaatatattttttactTGCTACTGAAATAATATGGAGACTAAAAATGGCTGGATTTTGTAATAAGTATTTGCAGCAgaaatctttttttaaaatgtgtcACAACTGGAGCAGAATGATGACAGCAAAAAATTGACTTGGATGATTCATGATTTTAATtgactttttttatatataagaacttcagacaaaacatgaaatgacagaaaatattctttttttttttactataagtATGTGCCAGTTATTACTGAAGAAACACATTACCAATCATTATATTACAAGAAGCAAGCAGGTTGCATTTTGAGTTTTTGTTGAGCAAGAGAGGTCTCCAGAGAAATAATCTtttacaatttagacattttttcaaatttttagaaAGTCAATCAAATGAATTTGATATATTGGCCAGCCCTTATTACAACTATGTAATCTGTCACAAGTTAAGCTGACTTCTGTGTCTACAGCAATGAAATAATTTACCTGTGATTTTCTATAGGAATTCAATATAACTACCTTCAGTACTGACACCTTCGTTTGAAATTCATGAAAGTGGTCAAAGAAAATACATAGATTTTTGATCGATACAATCTGACAATAACCAAATATATTAAACATTGGAATAGTAACATTGTCAAATTTGACATTACATGAGCAATTGTGTACATGAGCTATGTATATGAGGTTCAGACACTTTAAAGTAAATAACCAACTATCAATCATGACACCAGAGTTGAATAAGGAGACTGCAAGTATTTTGGTTCTTCATTAAGGGatcaataaacaaatcatcaccaAAACATTTTTTAGAGTCTCCAAAAGAAAAGGCAAAAAATGTGTTTGAAGTAGGGCTGAACgacatggacaaaatttcatatctcacttttcatgccagatatcttgatatcgatatgatacaatatgactacgggttcggtgaaaaccaagcatttttcagaaaaatacaaacatcataatacaaaagaatgtggaaagtgcagttttatttataagaactcactgccataAAGTAcgtaaagtacgaataaataaattactaatcaaacattttactgctgaaaatgtttttttttactgcagaaatctatatcgtttatattgttgctttttcgatattaatatcttgaatgttcatatctagatatagatacgataatggaatatctttcagccctagtttgAACACCAAGAGTCTAAATTATTTCCAAAGTTGTGCGTGTCGGGCATTACCAACATCGCTCACAAGCCTCTCCCATAATTCCCCCTCACAGTGCCATCTTTATGTTTAGCCGTCTGGCCACGGTCCTCCAGGAGTTCTCTGGAGAGGAGGGCGCAGATGCAGACCCACAGGTGAGAGAGACTATTATCAGCTGAGTTtcttgatagaaaaattctgtgatacacgctgagacaaaagacggagtcactggattctggaatcagaagattttacctGCAAGGAgccaagtacatacagtgagatgcagcagttgactgactaacaataggaagtttaagatcttataaaagaacatgaatattacaaccacAGGTCCAAGTTTACAAACATAATGAAGTttatcaagttcaccattggcttaggtatccaaaacacggtgatgcatgggttcagtgaccgcgtttgtactcttctcccacctacactatggcctgatctccccaAGGGCAATAGGCTGCTCTGGCCCCGAACTGGCACCatgagacagaaaacatgtagatagataagaaatggtagacatatcctgggtgctttctcataggatatgtcatcacgacccatccatgactcgtggtctggacacctggtatttacagagaataggCTAATATCATATTTCTCTAACATTTCTAGTATTTAAATTACAAcatgctgatctgatgttttactCACGTAGGAGCTTATTAGCCGCTAATCATTGTAACTATTGACAAATTAGTTAAAGATGGACTTGTATTTGTataaaaatgagaaatgtaaTGAGAAATACCCCTATTTGAATTTGttcactgttttattttgtattattgtattctattttaataTTCCATTATGTTTAACGACAGTCTTTTTGATTGTTGTTTTTAAAATGTGTCAAGTGGGTTGTGTTTTCTGAGCAGCAACTTAATTCtgcatatcgatggccaaaaaacaaaacctcctacctgcaaatttttagattttgagttttcacattaaatggtgagaacaaggatgactccacattttctgtctatctgcaagataatcccgcccattcttatgacatgaaggtgacctgacaacaacaacaaagaccatactataataaaactaaaccatcaatcaatcaatcaaattttatttatatagcgccaaatcataacaaaagttatctcatgacactttacatatagagttggtcaaaaccagactcaaagcgaatttacagaaacccaacagaatcctccaggatccacttttttttgtttcctgaaaaaagtgattctttcagataggaggttttgtattttggccatcgatatgggTAAAAAGAAAGTAACCTGATTTGTCGTCTGGCCTATAATATAAAGTAGTATTAAGTAGTTGGCAGCATAAATACTGGATCAACCCTTGGTTTCACGTATCGCAGAGGTGGTTTTCATTTTACTGGAGTAAATATCCATGGTAACTTACATTGTAAACATAACCTGCTCTGGAGCAAATAGTGGGTTAAAACATATGAAAGCACTGCCTACTGGCCACTGCTTCCCAGTGAGTCTGGATACACCAGAAGATCCTGTGGTCCTCACTATGCACATTAAGAAGAGAAAATAGAAATCAGTTTGCTGAGCAGATACTGATATGGACTTTTAGGAAGGATAGAGATCTAAACTGTTTGGACTTTTATTATCACAGCAATACTATATAAAACAGTTATTAAAGCACCAAAGCCTTGAACTGCTTGACTTAATGATTTGACAGTAAGCACaattactacagggtgtcccataagtctccatacataggaaaaataaacgtttcttgacataaaccatttttatttatataatatgctctatatgactgccattttgtcgggaacacatttcaatgcgtgtcctccactgctgaagaactataaagaagaaatataaagaaatacatgttagaaccatatgtattatgtctc
This region of Sphaeramia orbicularis chromosome 12, fSphaOr1.1, whole genome shotgun sequence genomic DNA includes:
- the guca1aa gene encoding guanylyl cyclase-activating protein 1, which produces MGNTSGSTVDDLQAVEMHLWYKKFMTECPSGQLTLHEFKQFFGLRGLDPEANAYIEQMFRTFDMNKDGTIDFMEYVAALSLVMRGKMEHKLRWYFKLYDVDGNGCIDRHELLNIIKAIRAINGNESQETSAEEFTNRVFDRIDINGDGELSLEEFVAGARSDEEFMDVMMKSLDLAHIVAMIHNRRHSI